Proteins co-encoded in one Brassica oleracea var. oleracea cultivar TO1000 chromosome C4, BOL, whole genome shotgun sequence genomic window:
- the LOC106342357 gene encoding uncharacterized protein LOC106342357, which translates to MRRGRGKRKRQNASAREDGDEEEKIPAYRRRGRPQKPVKDETEGEEEEIVEKDEDTNGLVTSKEDVTENGKKPVEESKESNVTEEENVLGSKSSTDDSVKSSLSTGFRQIGSRRKNKPRRAAEAVVECNGV; encoded by the coding sequence ATGAGAAGAGGTAGAGGGAAAAGAAAGAGGCAGAATGCTTCCGCTAGAGAAGATGGTGATGAAGAAGAAAAGATTCCAGCTTACAGGAGAAGAGGGAGGCCACAGAAGCCGGTGAAAGATGAAACCGAAGGAGAAGAAGAAGAGATTGTGGAGAAGGATGAAGATACAAACGGTTTAGTAACAAGCAAAGAAGATGTGACAGAGAATGGGAAGAAGCCAGTAGAAGAGTCTAAAGAGAGTAATGTAACAGAAGAAGAGAATGTGTTAGGATCAAAATCAAGCACTGATGATTCAGTGAAGTCATCGTTGTCTACGGGGTTTAGACAGATTGGGAGTAGGAGGAAGAACAAACCAAGACGAGCTGCGGAAGCTGTTGTTGAATGTAATGGTGTTTGA
- the LOC106340448 gene encoding uncharacterized protein LOC106340448 isoform X2: MQLKSSSCSSSSTSTSTPSMKLKTLIQNLLAHPLYRFLRAVSRAKSIFLEISKHNNKKRKLTMFYPRKASKNQRKIFFGSFRLHYNWCSSDVVPVPQPLPFSVSDINGVEDDESQLSGYLEWLEHKKICSSLIATRSSCSRKWNLIGDFKKC, encoded by the exons ATGCAGCTCAAATCATCATCATGTTCATCATCTTCTACTTCTACTTCAACACCGTCCATGAAACTCAAAACCCTAATCCAAAATCTCCTCGCACACCCTCTCTACCGTTTCCTTAGAGCTGTCTCTAGAGCTAAATCAATCTTTCTAGAGATCTCTAAACACAACAACAAGAAACGAAAGCTTACGATGTTTTATCCAAGAAAGGCTTCAAAGAATCAACGAAAGATCTTTTTCGGATCGTTCAGGTTGCATTACAACTGGTGTTCCTCTGATGTTGTTCCTGTCCCTCAGCCTCTCCCTTTTTCTGTCTCTGACATCAATGGTGTAGAAGATGATGAATCTCAGCTCTCTGGCTACCTCGAGTGGCTTGAGCACAAGAAG ATATGTTCATCGCTAATTGCCACAAGAAGTTCTTGCTCGAGAAAGTGGAATCTTATAGGAGATTTCAAGAAATGCTAG
- the LOC106340448 gene encoding uncharacterized protein LOC106340448 isoform X1, with protein sequence MQLKSSSCSSSSTSTSTPSMKLKTLIQNLLAHPLYRFLRAVSRAKSIFLEISKHNNKKRKLTMFYPRKASKNQRKIFFGSFRLHYNWCSSDVVPVPQPLPFSVSDINGVEDDESQLSGYLEWLEHKKVEDLEEIRDVGEVDDDNDIDHFAGRYVHR encoded by the coding sequence ATGCAGCTCAAATCATCATCATGTTCATCATCTTCTACTTCTACTTCAACACCGTCCATGAAACTCAAAACCCTAATCCAAAATCTCCTCGCACACCCTCTCTACCGTTTCCTTAGAGCTGTCTCTAGAGCTAAATCAATCTTTCTAGAGATCTCTAAACACAACAACAAGAAACGAAAGCTTACGATGTTTTATCCAAGAAAGGCTTCAAAGAATCAACGAAAGATCTTTTTCGGATCGTTCAGGTTGCATTACAACTGGTGTTCCTCTGATGTTGTTCCTGTCCCTCAGCCTCTCCCTTTTTCTGTCTCTGACATCAATGGTGTAGAAGATGATGAATCTCAGCTCTCTGGCTACCTCGAGTGGCTTGAGCACAAGAAGGTAGAGGATTTGGAAGAGATCAGAGATGTCGGAGAAGTGGATGATGATAATGATATTGATCATTTTGCAGGCAGATATGTTCATCGCTAA